Proteins from a genomic interval of Bacteroidota bacterium:
- a CDS encoding peptidylprolyl isomerase has translation MLVSACRPRFAPATLVLLVLAGLLLGCGGGSTVADDNPAASQDPNLPRTNYYEIRTEYGRLVVRLFDETPGHRDNFKRLVQQRFYDGTTFHRVVDGFLIQGGDPNSKDQNLTNDGQGGPGYTIASEIRDDLTHRRGILAAARPGDGQDPRRRSSGSQFYIVQGDASSLDGLHTVFGELMEGFSVLDRIASLPTRRNERRPAPVWLADQPPIPVYMQVRPIENYRGAGSR, from the coding sequence GTGCTCGTCTCTGCCTGCCGCCCCCGATTTGCACCGGCCACGCTGGTCCTGCTCGTCCTCGCCGGACTTCTGCTCGGCTGTGGCGGGGGCAGCACTGTCGCTGACGATAACCCCGCGGCGTCGCAAGATCCGAACCTGCCGCGCACGAACTACTACGAGATCCGCACCGAATATGGACGACTGGTGGTCCGGCTCTTCGACGAGACGCCGGGCCATCGGGACAACTTCAAGCGGCTCGTGCAGCAGCGGTTTTACGACGGGACGACCTTCCACCGTGTTGTAGACGGCTTCCTCATCCAGGGAGGCGACCCCAACTCGAAGGATCAGAACCTCACCAACGACGGCCAAGGCGGCCCAGGTTATACCATCGCCTCGGAGATCCGCGACGACCTCACCCACCGGCGTGGCATCCTTGCCGCCGCCCGGCCTGGCGACGGGCAGGACCCACGTCGACGCTCGTCGGGAAGCCAGTTCTACATTGTCCAAGGCGATGCGTCCTCCCTGGACGGGCTCCATACCGTCTTCGGCGAATTGATGGAGGGGTTTTCCGTGTTGGACCGCATCGCCAGCCTACCCACTCGTCGCAACGAGCGGCGTCCGGCTCCCGTCTGGCTTGCTGACCAGCCGCCGATCCCGGTCTACATGCAGGTCCGACCGATCGAAAACTACCGAGGAGCAGGCTCCCGCTAG
- a CDS encoding TonB-dependent receptor has translation MRLFVLSLLLATAASAQTGTLSGIVTDGETGEALAGAAVVVAGTSLGAATNLDGRYRIGRVPVGRQTLRFSFVGFTPRDTTIHVRAGATVTLNLTLAAQSDALNEVDIEGFAEAEEIRESPFAVTIIDGQQLAGRGLTVDEAISRAVGVQVRRSGGLGSPSVFSVRGLEGQRVQIYVNGNAADVAGDAFTLDNIPLQLVERVEVYKGVVPAQFGGDGLGSAINVVTIHPEGGYLDAGYTLGSFGQQQLSVTGKRPLGLGFEAAASVNVDRADNDFMMENPFQPGLVVRRDHDQIQRVLVGGALTNSRTWFDEVGVEGAIIAENRQVQGIQTNIQHAEAGSSLGVLILTGDREGAMGGRLALRTALIGAWARGVLVDTSAVRYGWDGTPSPSPNGRGELGFFPSDSDNRTTIYRYRLAAAYEASPVHTFNVTSVLDWIAFRPSNPIASEYAGRNVADFPGDQAAAVVGLSHEWRPLGRRFVAVTGVRGYAFSASGTPSSLFNPSATNPERVESQSMDVGGSLALRYRFRGGVLAKAAVEHARRLPSSTELFGDGLLVQAAPSLKPERALNVTVGAQLDRTFAGRRVQVEVGAFWQSIRDLIRLGAGIGGTATHTNLGAARIAGLEAEVQSDVTDWLFARAYATYLDARDVLETEPGSSVPSATYGLRIPNLPYLFGGLQTEVYRNGLVGRNSRAKAFYEAQFTGEYFYAFEVSSRQERRIPRTLTHTIGAEAAWLDSGITVSAEVQNLADATVLNQFNFPLPGRTFRLKLRYTLVGTR, from the coding sequence ATGCGACTCTTCGTCCTCTCTCTCTTGCTTGCGACCGCTGCGAGCGCGCAGACCGGCACCCTTTCTGGCATCGTGACCGATGGCGAGACAGGCGAAGCGCTAGCAGGCGCTGCGGTCGTCGTAGCCGGGACTTCGCTCGGTGCAGCTACGAACCTCGACGGCCGGTATCGGATCGGAAGGGTGCCCGTAGGTCGGCAGACGCTTCGGTTCTCGTTCGTGGGCTTCACGCCGCGCGACACCACGATACATGTGCGCGCGGGCGCCACCGTCACGCTCAACCTCACGCTCGCTGCGCAGTCCGATGCCCTCAACGAGGTCGATATTGAAGGCTTCGCCGAAGCTGAAGAGATCCGCGAGAGCCCCTTCGCCGTGACCATCATCGATGGACAGCAGCTGGCCGGGCGCGGGCTCACCGTAGACGAGGCGATCAGCCGGGCGGTGGGCGTGCAAGTGCGCCGCTCCGGTGGGCTGGGGTCGCCCTCCGTGTTCTCGGTGCGCGGACTGGAAGGCCAGCGGGTCCAGATCTACGTCAACGGTAACGCGGCCGATGTTGCCGGGGACGCCTTCACGCTCGACAACATCCCACTCCAACTCGTTGAGCGGGTGGAGGTCTACAAGGGCGTCGTGCCCGCGCAGTTCGGCGGCGATGGCCTCGGCTCGGCCATCAACGTCGTCACGATTCATCCAGAGGGGGGCTACCTAGACGCGGGCTACACACTCGGCTCGTTCGGGCAGCAGCAGCTCTCGGTGACCGGCAAACGACCCTTGGGACTCGGCTTCGAGGCAGCGGCCTCGGTCAACGTGGACCGCGCAGACAACGACTTCATGATGGAGAACCCGTTCCAGCCGGGCCTCGTTGTGCGGCGCGACCACGACCAAATCCAGCGCGTGCTCGTGGGCGGTGCGCTGACGAACAGCCGAACGTGGTTCGACGAGGTCGGCGTCGAGGGGGCCATCATCGCTGAGAACCGCCAGGTCCAGGGCATCCAGACCAACATCCAGCACGCCGAGGCAGGATCGAGTCTCGGCGTGCTCATCCTGACCGGCGATCGCGAGGGGGCGATGGGCGGACGCCTCGCCCTGAGGACTGCGCTCATCGGAGCCTGGGCGCGCGGCGTGCTGGTGGACACCTCAGCGGTCCGGTATGGGTGGGACGGGACGCCGAGTCCAAGCCCCAACGGCCGCGGCGAGCTCGGCTTCTTCCCGTCGGACTCTGACAACCGGACGACCATCTACCGCTACCGCTTGGCCGCCGCGTACGAGGCCAGCCCGGTCCACACCTTCAACGTCACGAGCGTACTCGACTGGATAGCGTTCCGGCCCTCGAACCCAATCGCTAGCGAGTATGCCGGGCGCAACGTCGCCGACTTTCCCGGCGACCAAGCGGCAGCTGTGGTGGGGCTGTCACATGAGTGGCGGCCGCTCGGCAGGCGATTCGTAGCTGTGACAGGGGTCCGAGGCTATGCGTTCTCTGCCAGCGGCACGCCCTCGTCGCTCTTCAACCCGTCCGCGACCAACCCCGAGCGCGTTGAGAGCCAATCGATGGACGTGGGGGGCAGCCTCGCGCTTCGCTACCGATTCCGGGGCGGCGTGCTCGCCAAGGCGGCGGTGGAGCATGCACGGCGGCTTCCGTCCTCGACCGAACTCTTCGGCGACGGCCTCCTCGTCCAGGCCGCACCCTCGCTCAAGCCCGAGCGCGCGCTCAACGTCACGGTTGGGGCTCAACTCGACCGCACCTTCGCGGGGCGCCGCGTCCAGGTGGAGGTCGGGGCGTTCTGGCAGTCGATCCGGGACCTCATCCGCCTCGGAGCGGGGATCGGCGGGACGGCGACCCACACCAACCTCGGCGCTGCCCGCATCGCGGGCCTAGAAGCCGAGGTCCAGAGCGACGTGACCGACTGGCTCTTCGCCCGTGCTTACGCGACCTACCTGGACGCCCGCGACGTGCTGGAGACGGAGCCTGGGTCGTCGGTGCCGAGCGCGACCTATGGCCTCCGCATCCCCAACCTGCCCTACCTCTTCGGCGGCCTCCAGACCGAGGTCTACCGCAACGGCCTCGTCGGCCGCAACTCGCGCGCGAAGGCCTTCTACGAGGCGCAGTTCACCGGGGAATACTTCTACGCGTTCGAGGTGAGCAGTCGTCAGGAGCGGCGCATCCCCCGCACGCTCACCCACACGATCGGGGCCGAGGCGGCCTGGCTCGACAGCGGCATCACGGTCTCGGCGGAGGTCCAAAACCTGGCCGATGCCACTGTCCTGAACCAGTTCAACTTTCCCCTCCCGGGCCGGACGTTTCGGCTCAAACTCCGCTACACCCTCGTCGGCACTCGCTGA
- the mutY gene encoding A/G-specific adenine glycosylase, whose product MAKRPTFDYVAHVEPRHRDAFRGPLLDWFERVRRPMPWRAEDEHGRRDPYRVWLSEIMLQQTRVDQATPYFERFTTTFPTVDALAEADLDDVLKQWEGLGYYSRARNLHRAAKQIVEEHDGRVPDTEAAISALPGIGPYTAAAVLSLAYGVPLAVLDGNVIRVLTRVFAIDDDVKRSPVTKALRRLANDLLPVEQPGAFNEAVMELGATVCTPATPQCPGCSLRSACAAFAEGNPTRYPVAAKKKPVPHYDIAVGVVYDDEGRVLIQKRPEDAMLGGLWEFPGGKHEDGETLADTCARELREELGIEVAVTEPVARIDHAYSHFKITLHAFRCRLIRGTPEGREGQPLQWVAVSSLDDYAFPRANRRLIETLQAQLRNPTLF is encoded by the coding sequence ATGGCTAAGCGCCCCACGTTCGACTACGTCGCCCATGTCGAACCGCGCCACCGGGACGCCTTCCGCGGACCGCTGCTGGACTGGTTCGAGCGCGTGCGCCGCCCCATGCCGTGGCGCGCCGAGGACGAGCACGGCCGCCGCGACCCTTACCGCGTCTGGCTCTCGGAGATCATGCTCCAGCAGACGCGCGTGGACCAAGCAACCCCCTACTTCGAGCGCTTCACTACGACCTTCCCAACCGTCGACGCCCTCGCCGAGGCCGACCTCGACGATGTCCTGAAGCAATGGGAAGGGCTCGGTTACTACTCGCGCGCGCGCAACCTCCACCGGGCTGCGAAGCAGATAGTCGAGGAGCACGACGGGCGCGTACCCGACACCGAGGCGGCGATCTCGGCGCTCCCTGGCATTGGCCCCTACACGGCGGCAGCGGTGCTCTCGCTCGCCTACGGCGTCCCGCTGGCCGTCCTCGACGGCAACGTGATCCGTGTGCTCACCCGCGTCTTCGCTATCGATGACGATGTCAAACGCAGCCCGGTCACAAAAGCGCTCCGTCGGCTCGCCAACGATCTGCTTCCGGTCGAGCAGCCCGGTGCCTTCAACGAGGCCGTTATGGAACTCGGCGCGACGGTCTGCACCCCCGCGACGCCGCAGTGTCCGGGGTGCTCGCTGCGCTCGGCCTGTGCAGCCTTCGCCGAGGGCAATCCCACGCGCTATCCGGTCGCAGCAAAGAAAAAGCCGGTACCGCACTACGACATCGCAGTCGGCGTGGTCTACGACGACGAGGGTCGGGTGCTCATCCAGAAGCGTCCTGAGGACGCCATGCTCGGCGGGCTGTGGGAGTTTCCCGGCGGCAAGCACGAAGACGGCGAGACGCTGGCCGACACCTGCGCGCGCGAACTCCGCGAGGAGCTTGGCATCGAGGTCGCAGTCACGGAGCCGGTGGCGCGCATCGACCATGCCTACTCGCACTTCAAGATCACGCTGCATGCGTTCCGCTGCCGCCTCATACGCGGCACGCCGGAGGGGCGCGAGGGCCAGCCGCTCCAGTGGGTCGCCGTGAGCAGCCTCGACGACTACGCGTTTCCCCGCGCCAACCGCCGCCTCATCGAGACGCTCCAGGCACAGCTGCGCAACCCGACGCTGTTCTGA
- a CDS encoding FAD/NAD(P)-binding protein codes for MLDWLIVGGGVHGTHLSLALTARLGWPRERVRVLDPHPAPLAVWDHQTTNTGMAFLRSSFVHHLGLDPFGLKRFAKSPEASGVARFAPPFRRPSYALFQAYVAAVVEAHALDTLRVEGRATGLQRLNEGWRVETEDGALDARRVVLALGTSEQLCWPGWALDLQEQGARVDHLFDLDFCRGAVSETERVTVVGGGISAMQAAVALAQRGPTVLVARHAPRVAQLDADPGWLGPKRMTRFRAEVCPARRRATIDAARHRGSAPPDVLRSFRWAADRHGVQRVTADIEAARLDAQGAIRLDLRHAEPARTSHTDSRRRATRQAVTERSAGSSTCTVDRVVLATGFAAGRPGGAWLDAAVEREGLPIAPCGFPRVDASLAWASGLYATGALAELELGPTARNIAGARAAAKRLSAP; via the coding sequence GTGCTCGACTGGCTCATTGTCGGGGGCGGCGTCCACGGCACCCACCTCTCGCTTGCGCTCACAGCCCGCCTTGGCTGGCCACGCGAGCGAGTCCGGGTGCTCGATCCGCACCCCGCACCGCTTGCCGTCTGGGACCACCAGACGACCAACACGGGGATGGCCTTCCTCCGGTCGTCCTTCGTTCATCATCTCGGACTTGATCCGTTTGGCCTCAAGCGCTTCGCGAAGTCGCCGGAGGCTTCGGGCGTGGCGCGCTTTGCGCCGCCCTTCCGCCGCCCTTCCTACGCACTGTTCCAGGCGTATGTAGCAGCCGTCGTGGAGGCACATGCCCTGGACACGCTCCGTGTTGAGGGGCGCGCGACGGGCTTGCAGCGGTTGAACGAGGGCTGGCGTGTTGAGACGGAAGACGGCGCGCTTGACGCGAGGCGCGTCGTGCTTGCCCTCGGAACAAGCGAGCAGCTGTGCTGGCCAGGATGGGCGCTGGACTTGCAAGAGCAAGGTGCGCGCGTGGACCACCTATTTGATCTTGATTTTTGTCGGGGTGCCGTCTCCGAAACGGAGCGCGTGACCGTAGTAGGAGGCGGCATCTCGGCAATGCAGGCAGCCGTCGCGCTGGCGCAACGCGGGCCGACCGTCTTGGTGGCCCGGCATGCGCCGCGCGTGGCGCAACTCGACGCAGACCCCGGCTGGCTCGGACCGAAGCGTATGACCCGCTTCCGGGCGGAGGTGTGCCCAGCCCGACGCCGCGCTACTATCGACGCCGCACGGCACCGTGGCTCGGCGCCCCCCGATGTGCTGCGCTCGTTTCGTTGGGCCGCCGACCGCCATGGGGTCCAACGCGTGACGGCCGATATCGAGGCGGCAAGACTCGACGCGCAGGGGGCGATTCGCCTCGACCTGCGGCACGCCGAACCGGCCCGCACCAGTCACACTGATTCCCGCCGACGAGCCACCCGCCAGGCGGTCACTGAGCGATCGGCAGGTTCATCGACCTGCACCGTGGACCGCGTCGTGCTGGCGACGGGCTTCGCAGCGGGACGCCCCGGTGGTGCCTGGCTGGATGCCGCGGTGGAACGCGAAGGGCTGCCCATTGCGCCGTGCGGATTTCCGCGCGTGGACGCATCCCTGGCATGGGCCTCGGGCCTCTATGCGACTGGTGCGCTCGCCGAACTCGAACTCGGACCAACGGCTCGCAACATCGCAGGCGCGCGCGCCGCGGCCAAACGACTTTCTGCGCCCTGA
- a CDS encoding BamA/TamA family outer membrane protein, whose protein sequence is MRSLALSLTVLSLSLLATAPVRAQETSADTTRQTSTSWSLVADGSAVAWTPPRSLPLDSVAVRALRHLQRGGYYLARVDSALVDKDIGTLYATRGPRVDVGRLDFVGVTALDENRARVDFTMRPGTVFDAAQLERDLDGLLTAYERAGYPLAQARVETTIVTDSAGVPSLAVTVRVDEGRTLRLAAVEAVPQDTAVARARTSGRFAARIADLRPGAPLQSYDPAAIRERLEATDLYEAVGAPYLVLADPASPNAATLRIPVEERPPGTFDLILGYLPPTVPGESGQFVGNGLLQLVNVFGGGRLFSLRLVRNPGLVSSVDVRAADPFVAGLPLRIEASFEGRGQDSTFARQRYGLEIGYQFAPGLSVFGAFTRENTDPGPAGRRLGLDGLPLVPAADATFAGIGLRYRRIDRAVNPRRGLVVEAIIEQGRKTRRFPGASDSVAQAFATSLPQQRLVADARVFVPTFARQVFVTGGDIAVLLSDVYDTAELFRYGGARSLRGYDEERFFGNVVARAVFEYRYQLDRTSFAFVFTDVGYVATPEIVGRPAMTNPDDPTRIEAQRGIEPGFGFGIQQRTPLGLLTFSYALNPEDGATQGKVHAGLVVGL, encoded by the coding sequence GTGCGTTCCCTCGCCCTCTCGCTCACCGTGCTGAGCCTCTCGCTGCTGGCGACGGCGCCGGTACGCGCGCAGGAAACCTCGGCAGACACGACGCGCCAAACCTCAACGTCGTGGTCGCTCGTCGCCGATGGCAGCGCGGTCGCCTGGACCCCGCCGCGGTCGCTGCCACTCGACTCGGTGGCTGTGCGGGCGCTGCGTCACCTGCAACGCGGGGGCTACTACCTCGCCCGCGTCGACTCGGCGCTCGTGGACAAGGACATCGGCACGCTCTACGCCACACGCGGGCCTCGCGTCGATGTGGGCCGCCTCGACTTCGTCGGCGTCACCGCGCTCGACGAGAACCGCGCACGTGTCGACTTCACGATGCGCCCCGGCACCGTTTTCGACGCCGCCCAGTTGGAGCGCGACCTCGACGGGCTGCTGACCGCCTACGAACGGGCGGGCTACCCGCTTGCGCAGGCACGCGTCGAGACGACCATCGTGACCGACAGCGCGGGGGTGCCCTCGCTCGCCGTCACCGTGCGCGTCGACGAGGGCCGCACGCTGCGTCTCGCGGCCGTAGAGGCTGTGCCGCAGGACACCGCAGTTGCGCGGGCGCGCACCTCCGGCCGCTTTGCCGCCCGCATCGCCGACCTCCGCCCTGGCGCACCGCTCCAGTCGTACGACCCCGCTGCGATCCGCGAGCGCCTCGAAGCGACGGACCTCTACGAAGCAGTCGGTGCCCCCTACCTCGTCCTCGCGGACCCAGCCTCACCGAACGCCGCCACGCTCCGCATCCCGGTCGAGGAGCGCCCGCCTGGCACGTTCGACCTCATCCTCGGCTACCTGCCTCCGACGGTCCCCGGCGAGTCCGGTCAGTTCGTCGGCAACGGGCTCCTGCAACTCGTGAACGTCTTCGGCGGGGGGCGGCTCTTCAGCCTCCGACTGGTGCGCAACCCCGGCCTCGTCTCGTCGGTCGATGTGCGCGCGGCCGATCCGTTTGTGGCGGGCCTCCCGCTGCGCATCGAGGCGTCGTTTGAGGGACGCGGGCAAGACTCGACGTTTGCACGGCAGCGCTATGGGCTGGAGATCGGCTACCAATTCGCGCCCGGCCTGAGCGTCTTTGGCGCGTTCACGCGGGAGAACACCGACCCGGGCCCCGCTGGGCGACGGCTCGGGCTCGACGGCCTGCCCCTCGTGCCCGCTGCTGACGCGACGTTCGCCGGCATCGGGCTACGCTATCGCCGCATCGACCGTGCGGTGAACCCGCGGCGCGGCCTCGTCGTGGAGGCGATCATTGAGCAGGGTCGCAAGACACGGCGCTTCCCCGGAGCTTCGGACTCTGTCGCCCAGGCGTTCGCGACGAGCCTCCCGCAGCAGCGCCTGGTGGCTGACGCCCGTGTGTTTGTCCCGACGTTTGCCCGGCAGGTCTTCGTCACAGGCGGCGACATCGCGGTGCTGCTGAGCGACGTCTACGACACGGCCGAACTGTTCCGCTACGGCGGGGCGCGCTCGCTGCGCGGCTATGACGAAGAGCGGTTCTTCGGCAACGTCGTCGCCCGCGCCGTCTTCGAGTACCGCTACCAGCTCGACCGCACCTCGTTTGCGTTCGTCTTTACCGACGTCGGCTACGTCGCCACGCCGGAAATCGTCGGGCGGCCCGCGATGACCAACCCCGATGACCCGACGCGCATCGAGGCGCAGCGTGGCATCGAGCCCGGGTTTGGGTTTGGGATCCAGCAGCGCACGCCGCTCGGCTTGCTCACGTTCTCGTACGCGCTCAACCCCGAGGACGGAGCCACGCAGGGCAAGGTCCACGCCGGGCTCGTGGTTGGCCTGTAG
- a CDS encoding ABC transporter ATP-binding protein — translation MILLEDVQHRYGQDAVLDLPHFSVAQGEHRLVLGLSGSGKTTLLHILAGLLRPSKGRVVVAGEELTALKGDALDRFRGRNIGIVFQQLHLFPTLTVEQNLLLAPYMAGLPQDASRAREVLRSIDVEEKAAAYPHELSVGQRQRVAIARAVMNRPRLLLADEPTSSLDDVRASQVLTLLRDQAEAHDATLLVATHDARITSAFSDYLALDEASHDHATSKPSQP, via the coding sequence ATGATCCTGCTCGAAGACGTACAGCATCGGTACGGTCAGGACGCCGTCCTAGACCTGCCCCACTTCAGCGTTGCCCAAGGCGAGCACCGGCTTGTGCTGGGCCTCTCGGGGAGCGGCAAGACGACACTCCTCCACATCTTGGCAGGCCTGCTGCGGCCCAGCAAAGGCCGCGTCGTCGTGGCCGGGGAAGAGCTGACGGCGCTCAAGGGCGATGCCCTCGACCGTTTTCGGGGGCGCAACATCGGCATCGTCTTCCAGCAGTTGCACCTCTTCCCGACGCTGACGGTGGAGCAGAACCTACTGCTCGCGCCCTACATGGCCGGCCTACCCCAAGACGCGAGCCGTGCCCGCGAGGTGCTCCGCAGCATAGACGTGGAGGAGAAAGCGGCGGCCTACCCCCACGAGCTGTCGGTGGGACAGCGGCAACGCGTCGCGATCGCGCGGGCGGTGATGAACCGGCCCCGCCTCCTGCTGGCCGACGAGCCCACGTCCAGCCTCGACGATGTCCGCGCCAGTCAGGTGCTCACCCTCCTGCGCGACCAGGCCGAGGCGCACGACGCCACCCTCCTCGTCGCCACCCACGACGCGCGCATCACAAGCGCCTTCAGCGACTACCTCGCCCTCGACGAGGCGTCCCACGACCATGCTACCAGCAAACCGTCGCAGCCATGA
- a CDS encoding T9SS type A sorting domain-containing protein: MRVVVAVLLLLCPLSLVAQSPIQERFFTDKSTYEYGEAITVYYHRYNPSDDSLTYTNDGSCEPFREFDGLEARSYCLPMSFEGMLGPNAGTESAFVIEPSLQGFPASDGTTHTITVRGEFVTQTLTINAPQYLGGLLSVDLADGASPGEVEAIREALNVTDVTISSPNTSAGTYWQIEGVTPEQAVAEYGDNPLFDWFEATRPQPNELWSLRKLVEVDDDVVVTAALEGGERGGFLFQEDATLTLSVALTNHTDAPLRLAYPGGLEATYELLTVGPDPERVSGIDCYCFGVTETHDRDVQPSERVAWPEGENDARCFSYVPRECGVGEGDYILNAYATDYYAPVSFFVRVVPAVANEPDDTPVGTALTAAPNPFSTQTTLSLTLPAALDVEAVAYDVLGRRVAVLHEGVLAAGTHALTFEAARLPAGVYVVRVLGDDLALTRRVTLAR, translated from the coding sequence ATGCGCGTTGTCGTCGCTGTCCTCCTTCTGCTGTGCCCCCTCTCGCTGGTGGCTCAGAGTCCGATCCAAGAGCGATTCTTTACGGACAAAAGCACCTACGAGTACGGCGAGGCGATTACGGTCTACTACCACCGCTATAACCCGAGCGACGACTCGCTGACGTACACCAACGACGGCTCGTGCGAACCCTTCCGCGAGTTCGACGGGCTTGAAGCCCGGTCCTATTGCCTCCCCATGTCCTTTGAAGGGATGCTCGGTCCCAACGCAGGCACAGAGTCAGCCTTCGTCATCGAGCCATCGCTGCAAGGGTTTCCGGCTTCGGACGGCACCACCCACACGATCACCGTCCGCGGCGAGTTCGTGACCCAGACGCTCACGATCAACGCCCCGCAGTATCTCGGCGGCTTGCTCAGCGTGGACCTCGCCGACGGAGCCAGCCCTGGCGAGGTCGAGGCGATCCGAGAGGCTCTCAACGTCACCGACGTGACCATCTCCTCGCCGAACACCAGTGCAGGCACCTACTGGCAGATCGAGGGCGTGACGCCGGAACAAGCCGTAGCTGAATACGGAGACAACCCGCTTTTCGACTGGTTCGAGGCGACCCGCCCGCAGCCCAATGAGTTGTGGAGTCTTCGCAAGCTCGTCGAAGTCGACGACGATGTCGTGGTCACGGCCGCCCTGGAAGGAGGCGAGCGCGGCGGCTTTTTGTTCCAGGAGGACGCGACGCTCACGCTCTCGGTTGCGCTGACGAACCACACCGATGCGCCCCTACGCCTCGCGTACCCGGGCGGCCTTGAAGCGACCTACGAGTTGCTCACGGTTGGCCCCGACCCCGAGCGCGTCAGCGGTATCGACTGCTACTGCTTCGGAGTCACCGAGACGCACGACCGCGACGTGCAGCCTAGCGAGCGCGTTGCCTGGCCCGAAGGCGAGAACGATGCGCGCTGTTTCTCCTACGTCCCTCGGGAATGCGGCGTCGGTGAAGGCGACTACATCCTCAACGCCTACGCCACCGACTACTATGCACCGGTCTCGTTCTTCGTGCGGGTCGTCCCCGCCGTCGCGAATGAGCCCGACGACACACCGGTCGGCACGGCGCTGACCGCGGCTCCCAACCCCTTCTCGACGCAGACGACGCTGTCCCTCACGCTCCCCGCTGCCCTCGACGTGGAAGCCGTGGCCTACGACGTGCTCGGGCGGCGCGTGGCGGTGCTGCACGAGGGCGTGCTCGCAGCAGGCACGCACGCGCTCACGTTCGAGGCGGCGCGGCTCCCGGCAGGCGTCTACGTCGTCCGCGTGCTCGGCGACGACCTTGCCCTCACCCGACGCGTCACGCTGGCGCGATAG
- the purM gene encoding phosphoribosylformylglycinamidine cyclo-ligase produces MTTYRDAGVDIDAGDETVRRIKPLVRQTFTPGVLTDIGAFGGFFSLDPSAYREPVLVSSVDGVGTKLKVAFRTGRHSTVGQDLVNHCVNDIAVCGARPLFFLDYFSVGRLDPAVAEQIVSGFATACKENGCALIGGETAEMPDLYREGEYDLAGCIVGVVERSQIVNGEAIQEGDVLLGLPSTGLHTNGYSLARKVLFGKYDVHDAPEALGGDTVGAALLRVHRSYLRACQALIDADAVSGLAHVTGGGLEGNTRRILPDGRTLDVDWAAWERPALFRLIQDLGGVPEDDMRRTFNCGLGLVAVVPEAKLSAARRVLETLGEQPVVIGTVR; encoded by the coding sequence ATGACCACCTACCGTGACGCCGGGGTCGACATCGACGCGGGCGACGAAACCGTCCGAAGAATCAAGCCGCTCGTGCGCCAGACCTTCACACCGGGCGTATTGACCGACATCGGCGCGTTCGGCGGCTTTTTCTCGCTCGACCCGTCTGCCTATCGGGAGCCCGTGCTGGTTTCCTCGGTGGACGGGGTCGGAACGAAACTGAAGGTAGCGTTTCGTACCGGGCGCCACAGCACCGTCGGGCAGGACCTCGTCAACCACTGCGTCAATGACATCGCCGTCTGCGGCGCCCGCCCGCTGTTCTTCCTCGACTACTTCTCCGTTGGCAGGCTCGACCCTGCCGTGGCGGAGCAGATCGTGTCGGGTTTCGCCACGGCGTGCAAGGAGAACGGCTGCGCGCTCATCGGCGGCGAAACGGCGGAAATGCCGGACCTCTACCGCGAAGGGGAATATGACCTCGCAGGGTGCATCGTTGGCGTGGTCGAGCGGAGCCAGATCGTGAACGGCGAGGCCATCCAGGAGGGCGACGTGCTGCTCGGCCTGCCCTCGACGGGCCTGCACACCAACGGCTACTCGCTCGCGCGCAAGGTGCTCTTCGGTAAGTACGACGTGCACGACGCGCCCGAGGCGCTCGGCGGCGACACCGTCGGCGCGGCGCTGCTGCGGGTGCACCGCTCCTACCTGCGCGCCTGCCAGGCACTCATCGACGCGGACGCGGTGAGCGGGCTCGCGCACGTGACGGGCGGCGGCCTCGAAGGCAACACCCGCCGCATCCTCCCGGACGGGCGTACGCTCGATGTGGACTGGGCCGCGTGGGAGCGCCCCGCGCTCTTCCGGCTCATCCAAGACCTCGGCGGCGTGCCCGAGGACGACATGCGGCGGACGTTCAACTGCGGCCTCGGCCTCGTGGCCGTCGTGCCGGAAGCCAAGCTCTCCGCCGCGCGACGCGTGCTGGAGACGCTGGGCGAGCAGCCCGTCGTGATCGGCACCGTACGATAG